Below is a genomic region from Alosa alosa isolate M-15738 ecotype Scorff River chromosome 24, AALO_Geno_1.1, whole genome shotgun sequence.
cacacacacacacacacacacacacacacacacacacaaacatacacagcagGACTTAACGTGTTGGTAAATGGTTGGTTTTAGTTGATGATaagttaatttatttatatttgtgttggtgtttgtgtatgtgtgtgtgtgtgtgtgtgtgtgtgtgtgtgttggggtgtatGACTGTTTGACTGCCCAGGGCATGTTTTGAGGAGATGCAGCATGACTACTTGACATCCTGGCTCATCTTGGACTATGTGGCTGATATGGTGTACCTGGCAGACATGGCATTCCGTACTCGCACAGGTGAGGAGCTATCCCACAGAGCTGCAGAGCTGGCCTTAAATATTATGTCATGAATCATGTGtcgtctgtgtgtttctgtatgtaccTGTATGCATACTcaaattgtctgtgtgtgtgtgtgtgtgtgtgtgtgtgtgtgtccaggttaCCTAGAGCAAGGCTTGCTGGTGAAAGATGAGGCAAAGCTGCGTGACCGGTACAAAAAGAGTCTCCAATTCAAGCTGGACCTGATCTCCATGATCCCCACCGACATCTTCTACTTGGTGTTCGGCATGAACTACCCCGAGATCCGCATGAACAAGCTGTTCCGCGTGGGTCGCATGTTTGAGTTCTTTGAGCGCACCGAGACGCGCACCAACTTCCCCAACGTCTTCCGCATCTCCAACCTCGTCATGtacatcctcatcatcatccacTGGAACGCCTGCATGTACTACTCTGTCTCCAAGTGGATCGGCTTTGGGAACGACGGCTTCGTCTACCCGGACCCCTCCGACCCTGAGTTCGCCCGGCTTGTGCGCAAATATGCCTACAGCATGTACTGGTCCACACTGACCCTCACCACCATCGGCGAGACGCCCCCTCCTGAGAAGAACTCCGAATACTTCTTTGTCGTCACCGACTTCCTGGTGGGCGTGCTGATTTTCGCTACCATCGTCGGTAACGTGGGCTCCATGATCACAAACATGAACCAGGCTAGGGCTGACTTCCAGGCCCGCATCGACTCCATCAAGCAATACATGGCTTTCCGCCACGTCTCAAAAGACCTGGAGCGGCGTGTGATCAAGTCGTTCGACTACCTGTGGACCAACAAGAAGGCTGTGGACGAGCGCGAGGTGCTCAAGTACCTGCCCGACAAGCTGAGAGCCGAGATAGCCATCAACGTCCACCTGGACACGCTCAAGAAGGTGCGCATCTTCGCTGACTGTGAGGCCGGCTTGCTGGTGGAGCTGGTGCTGAAGCTGCAGCCCCAGGTGTTTAGCCCTGGTGATTACATCTGCAAGAAGGGCGATATTGGCCGTGAGATGTACATCATCAAGGAGGGGAAGCTTGCGGTGGTGGCTGATGACGGCATCAAACAATTTGTCGTGCTGAGCGACGGTAGCTACTTCGGCGAGATCAGCATCCTGGCCATCAAGGGCAGCAAGGCGGGCAACCGCCGGACAGCCAACATTCGCAGCATTGGCTACTCAGACCTCTTCTGCCTGTCCAAGGATGACCTGATGGAGGCGCTCACCGAGTACCCCGACGCCAAGGCCATGCTGGAGGAGAAAGGGCGGCAGATCCTGCTCAAGGACAACCTGCTGGACCTGGAGCTGGCCGCCCAGGGCCCCGACCccaaggagatggaggagaaggtcATTCACATGGGCATGAGCTTGGAGGTGCTCCAGACACGCTACGCCCGCCTGCTGGCTGAGCACGAGGCCGCAGAGGGCAAGCTGAAGAAGCGCGTCTCGCGCCTGGAGAGGAAGATGGCCGTCAGCGCGGGGGTGGTCTTCTCCACCGAGATGGTGGAGCCCGAGAAGAAGGACTaggagggagacagggaggaggggagaggcaggaggaggacaGCAGAGAAGGCCAGTCAGAGGGTAATGGACATGGGGGACTGAGAAAGCCCGCAGGAGACTCAGAGCCCTAATCCTGACAGACTTTTACAGCAGGAGAGTGATAGTAGTGAGACTGCTGTCCTTCAAACTGATAGCCTTCCACCCTGAAATGTGGTGATTCAGAGACTCTGTGATCCTGTTGGTATGCTGAATTGTACACTGGtgtgtattatttatgaaagtaaaaaaaaaaatgtctgagaGTTGGTAGAACTGGAGTTGGAGTCTGTTTGGAAGAACAAAAGTATGACATGGATCACACCAATCCTGAAACAGAAGAGCTGTGTTCTTCATGCAGTATTTCCAGGTGGGAAGTAAAAAGCAGCTCTGTGGCTGAGATCATGCTCATTTCCTCTACATCTACGTTCTCTTCCTACAAGAATATCGCATGGGAATTATTTCCCACAATTCATTCTTTCTCCTGTGAGGTTTCACAGCCTCTTCTGTGAGGTCACCACAGCTGAATTGTTGCCATCAATTCAATAATTTCTATCAAACATTTCAAGTTAACATTGGGAAGAAACAAAGTACACCACATAATAGATGCAGCAAAGGGTTCTGGAGAGCTTTAAATTCCAAAAGCATAATCCTTTTTATATCATAGCCGTCCTCCTGTCAAATCCTAAAGACGAGGCTTTCAAATGCATAGGCAACCTTTGTAAAGTGCTTTTATACAAATATAATTGATCTTCACTGCTGCAGCTGTGGCACTTTCGCAGTGCACCTTTCTTTTTTACAATTATGTGTGTTATTAATGGAACTGTCAAAATCACAATTATTAAACATTGGATATGTGGCAGAACATGCTTAAACTGTAAAAAGCTCTAGTTCCAGATAATGTGTAAGTCTACTCTGTTTCAGATTATTATTAAATCAGTTTATAAATGACTTAATTCCAACctgtggcattttttttttgtcttataaGATTCATAATGAAGAaccatgttgttgtttttttcttgaagcacaccaccacacatgacatgacatttaaAAAATTAAGGAAATATCAGTGTAGTTCATAGTGCCAATTGCCACAACTAAAGCGTAACAGATGCTACTGTATATTTCACAGACCAGGATTTAGCTGAGGAGATTTATCAGTCGGCTTAATATTTTCCCTTTGGAGAGCCGCTAGGGGGCAATATAGGACTAAGTGACGTTGAAGTCTAAAAAGTCCCAATTCCAATgtccacatgcatgcatgttgcTGTTAAAACCATGAAGATGAGCATTGTCTCATCGTCAAATCATCAAGTACATAAGGGCTATTGTCTCTGTACCTTTGATGACcccctattttttttataagtcgctttggacaaaagtgtcagctaaatgtAAAAGAGAGACCGCTAACTGAAATCATGAGCTCTTTATGAACACATCTGCATTTTTGCATAATTTGTCTTAGGTAAATACTTTATATGATAAAATAGATATCAGAAGTAAAACGCTAACCGAGGTAGGCTATGGGTCCGATGGGGCaagatcttgaatttcccctggggatcaataaagtatctatctatctatctatctatctagccccAGAGAGGAACATATAACCTGTTAAATGGACTTCTGAAGTTTGTGGAATTAAAACTAAAACGTGAGTAACCCAGAGGTGTCAAGGTGTCATATGTCTTAGGCTGCCTGTTACTGCATTCTGATGATATTCTTAAGATTATTGtcaaaatagcctagttagaCAAAATGCCATATTTTGACTAAAAAACTCTCAGactaatgaattaatgaatgaatctATGGAAGTGAAATATTTGACAATGACAGCCTATGGGTTTTGCTGTGCACTGTGACACGTGTGATATTTTAACATGAAACAAGTGGGAGATGtagttttatttttcaaaaccTTACCAGGGATTCTGTTGACAGAAGTGGACACATTTGGATTGCAGATACTACTATTCCCAGTATGCACCCTAAAGGGACAAACTGCGCATGCCACGTCTGTACATGACAGTGGATTGAAACTCTGGTAGGTTTCTTTTTCAATGAATTGATGTTAACTAGCTGTTAGTTATATTACGTTTGTTAATTTCTGTGCATGTTCAATCAGATGTGCGAATTTAATAAGTAATGATCAACAGTAATAATATACTAATTTGTTATCAGCGTGCATTTGACATATTCTTTAATTGAGCTGAACAAGCGACCCGGGCTGCTAGGTAACGTTAGCCGTTAGCTCACAgccttgctgctgctgcagcagtgCTGCCTGTTAGGCAGATGTTACACAACAACAAATGGTGTCATTGATAACTAGCTAAGCATTGCATTAAGTTAACAGTCTACCTATATTTCACCCCGTAAGTGGTCTCAACAAGAGACAAGGGAAGTCAGTTGCTAATGCACAAGAATGTAGTGTCAAAACTCCactcagtcttttttttttttgggttggGTTAGCTGGCACGTAAGGTAATTCAGCTATTCCAGTGTTCATACAGAGCACCCATTGTTGTGAAGAGTTATTGTCAGCCAAACCGTGAACTTCATCGTTGAACTACTCTGAGTTTGTATCCACGTCATTCAAATATATACTTACGAACACTTTAGTGTCGTATAACTTATTCCACGTATTCCAAATCTTTGAACCTGTTAAAATTCTGCACAATGTGTATTTATGAACAAAATGAACCTgggtaataaataaataaataaataacaaaataaaaataaataaagttaacGGTAAGCTTATAGGAAATCATTTGGCCTTTGTTTGTTGCAAGAGTCATGCTTAATAGTATGAGTGCAAGTGCACGTTTGTTGTATGAGCTTGTATGAACAGGACAGAAGAGACATTGCACCCCGActaaccttataagagcagagtAGATATGGATATGAcctatgaacaacatgtacagatacattgaatttccccttggggatcaataaagtatatctatctatctatctatctatctatctatctatatgcagtatagtagcagtaacattatacaAATAGTAAAATAGTATAGATATATACAGTGCATTAAcagtaatatattataataaaaacagaatgaatATAGATATTCAGTGTTCACtgtatagacagatatgtacagtgcAGTGTAGTTACAGTAACATTATCAGAGTAGTaaaaataagtgtatgtgccGGATGaatagaatatggctatgtataagtgtacatttataaataaacatagaacactatgggtgggatacgGGAGGGGGCTGTTGAGTGGCAAAATGTCCGCAAAATGTATTCTGGGGTGTGTTGCTCTTTAGGGCACACATTGCCATGGAGCCAGCCTGGCGCCAACACGGCCGAGGCCGTGGCAGAGGTCAGCCTCGCGGTCCGGCAGTGGCAGCGACCAGTGATGTGAGGGAGGCGCGACCCCAGAGGGATGGGAGGGCAGACCCAGGAGCATGGGCTGGCAGAGGGAGAGTCTCTACTGTCACCATGGCCCCAAAAGCACAGCATCCCATCACCCAACCCAGAGGttagtctcactctctctctctctctttctctctccctctctttctctctctctctcttttccctctctcattaGTACTCATTACTGTATTTTATGGATAACATTCATGATATAGACACTGTCTTCATTACAGAAAACCCATGTAAACCAAATTCCCTTTCTCCCTAGACCTTTTATTCATGCCAAGTAATCATTGTGAAGGCCCTTTTTTTATGTACGATTACACTTTGTGCCATTATTCTTATATGTGTTTCAAATTTGagttccctcacacacatattaagTGACGGACTTTATGGCAATTTAGTCAATTAACactttttcaaaatactattcctGTGGCACATCAGCAATATTGTATCGTTCTGAGGCCTTCCTCTTATACTATAGTGCAGGTCCATACCTTTCAGCTTCCTGACAATCACAGCGCAGAACCAGAGCCCTGCATACACACCTTCAGATGCACCTGAACAGCTTTCCTGTTCATCCATTTCAAATCACAGCATGTGAGCTATTAATAGAGTTCTACCATGTCTTGTTGCAGAGCCAGTGAGCCTGGTGTTCTTACTATGGAGCTCCTTGTTCTAGAAACAGCTGCATAAGGAGGTCATCAGCAGGCTGCCTCACTGACCCCTCTCGGGGGTCAGCTGGACAGATTTCCTCTAAGCACTATTACCAGCTCCCTTTAAATGCACGAAACAAACCTAAAGTGTGTACCCCTAAAGGTGGTGCTTATTTCTTttcctattttctttctttctgcctctctctctctctctctctctctctctctctctctgtactgctCTGTGTTCTAAGCTGTGTCCTCTCAGTCCAAGTTCGATGAGATCAGGAAGTCCAACCAGGCGACAGCAATGCGGCTGGCTGAGAGCCAGTTTTCGTCCTCCTCagacgatgatgatgataatgaagaTGAAAGTGAAGGGCGAGCTGGAAAACGTGGCAAAATTGTGGAATCAACATTCACTACATATACCAATCAAACAGGTGCACACTTCAAACAAATGTATGCGCCTGCAaatatactatacacacaccgAAATATATGGTTAAGTGAAATGAAGGATCAGTATTCAGACTGTTCAGACTAAACAGAGTTTGTTTTGCAGGTGACACACAATGTGTTCCTTTTATCTGCAGGTGGTTATAATAGTGTTAGTGTTTTGATCAGTAGTTCTGGTTGGTGCATTTAACAGACTTGGCGAAAAGGATGTTGATAATCTCAGTCTTTTTATGTACTTCCTGTTGAGTGACGTATACCCAGCCCAGGAGTTTTTCACAAGGCTGaaagtgttctctgtgtgtgtgtgtgtgtgtgtgtgtgtgtgtgtgtgtgtgtgtgtgtgtgtgaagacatgGAGGAGCCAGAGGTCTTCAGCCAggttattagtgtgtgtttgttttctgcaGCACCCAGATCgctcttttacacacacgcacacacacatacaccacacacacaaatccagaaAATAAATGACTGGGTGGTTTAGGAGGGCAGGAAGGGAGTAGAGGACAGATTTTGTCAGGTGTTTTTAGTGTCTGAATTGATTGaattaatctgtgtgtgtgcatgcgtgcgtgtgtgtgtgtgtgtgtgtgtgtgtgtgtgtgtgtgtgtgtgtgtgtgtgtgtgtgtgtgtgtgtgtgtgtgtgtgtgtgtgtgtgtgtgtacatggcaCAGGGGGTGATGCTTCTGACCTGGAGCGCACCAGGCAGTACCTGAATGAAGCCTTTCAGTCTGGAGCCATTGCCTGCCTCATCTGTATTGCCTCTGTGAAGAGAACTCAAGCAGTAAGAGTCTTGCCTGTGTCACTGTATCAACCAAACACTGTCATTAACACAtatacattcactcactcactcactcactctcactcactcactcgccaTATGTAGTAgcattaatctctctctcttttttcttctgtcCCTCACTttcttctttccctctgtccgtctttcttcctctctctatccctctctctctgtgtaggtGTGGAGCTGTGAGCGCTGCTACTGTATCTTCCACATCAGCTGCATCCAGAAGTGGGCCAAGGACTCTGTCTTCCTGGTGTCCTCTGTCACTGATGATGACTTTGGCAAAAAGGAGCACCCGTGGCCATGGTGAGAGCTCGGCCAATCACGTCCgcacatcttgaatttccccttggggatcaataaagtatctatctatctatctatctatctatctatctatctatctatctatctatctatctatagtatCTATCACCCACTCCATGCTGCAGGCAAATCTCCACTTGTGTTCCAAGattcagtgtctctctcttaaTGTCTCTCACCTTTTtccctcatctctttctctctctctctctctctctctctccccccctcccacttctgtctctctttgtcactCTTCCTTTTCCCTCACCACTGTCcactctcttattctctctctctctctctctctctccatcttcatcctctcctctgtaCACCCTCTGCGTTCTCTTTTTTCTTcgccccctcttcctcctcctcttcctcctcctcctcctcctctcctcctcctctcctcctcctccctgcggTCCAGTCCTAAGTGTCGTCATGAGTATACCCATCAGCAGACCCCCAACCGCTACTTGTGCTACTGCGGGAAGCTGTCTGACCCGCCGGCTGACCCCTGGCTTCTCCCTCACTCCTGCGGCCAGGTGTGTGAGCGCCAGTTCAAGCCGTCCTGCGGACACCGCTGCCTGCTGCTCTGCCACCCAGGTaacactctcacacgcacacgcgcacacacacacacacacacacacacacacacacaaaaaaacagtaattgacattttacacacacaaacaccaaaaacaaaacaaaaaagtaggtgacattttacacacacatatgcacacgcacgcacgcacacacacacacacacacacacaaatatactgtaCGTTCACACATATGGATATAaatccatacatacatacacatatctcGTAAACACTCGATATACAAACGCTCACATATTCATaccagtgttgtagtcaagtcactatgcctcgagtccgagtccaggttcgagtccccagtgttcaagtctgagtcaagtccaagtcattaaaaaaaaaattccaagtcaagtccactactcatccgagtcaagtccgagtcgagtcactATTGATCCACGTCGAGTCTGAGTCGAGTCCCTATTgatcaagtcgagtccaagtccagcactaaagtaagcatagcctacatgtcgttccatttttttccattgcagatgaaatccttaaaagcaaaacggacaatcttctgtctccaagcaggggtgccatcacttgtgtgaaagtagtattTTCTAGTAATTTCTTGCCAAAcccaatgtgttgtatttattgTATCGGAGAGAATACAATACCATAGCCAtaccatagcctataggcctactcataataaatgagcaatccacatcccaatcacacaggccattaagtcacattatgctgttactgactgctgacaattgtataggcagtgttgtagaagttcatacttcacaagagctagatggacgttggagtaggcctattttgtaagaGGTAGTGTGGATCCAAAAAGGGCCTCCCCTgggcattttttaaaaattctggctgttaaatagccgacacaattttagcgcagtttgggagggacagaaacagagcagggccCGTCTTAGCTTCTTTTTGACTCCCGTGACGTGAACACTGGCTACCGGCAACTGCATAATTATGTTATCACTTCACTGacactatggagacatatttcacgtcaacaatagagatgaaaactagctttcggTTAACGGAGATGTAGATTATCTGCCTAATtgatttctttgcgcaacaggccacattctacgttcatttcagcgagatgagtgaaataaatgtttttttaagctGCCGTCCCCAactaggctactatttgctacgatattcacctgttagaaatagaacacgttgctatttccttttttttcgtgcagtggattaggctatcaaatcgctcgtttgaacagtaacagtaatccagttcattcgtggttttaaatatagttgtttctggcctacccaatgaggttcagtttgtcagtttcacttgcgcagacacgtaggcctacattgacACTACATGGACACTCTACTAGGCAATTTAATGTTATGCTTCTGTATTTTATGACACCAAAATTAAGAAGTATGCTATATATTGATCGGGAAaacttttagtttatttttctttcatccgataatagcctgctgcaaattaacagacagggCACgccccaaataaaaaaaaatgaaatggaacCTCGCTTCTCGCGTCAAtcaggaaaaacactgttcaccaagtcacgatgatcagctatccagcaacagtgtgtgttgtttagcctaggctgagtgtaatcttaggtaatgtcatgtcatgtatgaGAACTAATATTGCCTGGCAATACTACATTTGAAATAGCGGCGGCCATATCTCCAAGCATTTTGGTGTtaaagttagttagttagtttgctttgcatgtgaacatgaTGTGACTTATGATGTACTCACACCTAAGCAGTAGCCTAACATTCCCTTGAACTAAAATTAGTATTACttaataatttagatattaaaatcatagcaaattatagcctaatgacatactacaattatagccttatgattacaaaaaaaaagtcgAGTCCCCGACgagtgctcaagtccaagtcaagtcacgagtctctaaatttagctaatgactcggactcgagtactacaacactgaTTCATACACTACAACACTGATTCATACCCTCACAGATGCTCAAACCTGTTTTTTCAGAAGCATGCACTTGTTCACCCACAACACAAACGTTTCATACACAGACTTGGACACACATATTGTCTCCATTATAGATTCCCATTCTGAGATGGCCAGTCTGATGAGCTGATAGCACTTTAAGGAGTGGAACTGGGCTTGTGCTGTTCCtgatgtgttgttgtgtgtttcaGGTCCCTGTCCTCCTTGCCCTAAGATGGTGTCAGTGTCGTGCGTGTGTGGCAAGGCGGCCCCTGTGCCCAGAAGGTGCCACGCCAAAGCCTGGCACTGCCAGCAGCGCTGTGGTAAACTACTGCCCTGCGGAACACACGCCTGCCAGAACTTATGCCACGGAGgtaaatccctctctctctcacacacacacacaatcttgtgAGAACACTAATagaacctacacacacagatatcctTCTGTCAGTCAAGGGAgtgtgacacatacacatgcacttgcaCCGTGggtctgcccaaggtttcttccttggtaagggagtttttccttgcccctgttgctcttgggtgctccttgttggtgccccccccaatcccaatcctcccccacctttcttatgcagcccttgccacttaatctactaaacccctcttctactgcactttttatcccccccccataaatgcacaaataggctaacaccagacataatttcactgcatttcttacttccagtaactatatgcatgtgacaataaacttccttgtatccttgtatcctacTTACACTCACTCACCTGGCATGGAGTTTTACACACCTGCCTACACACCTGTCTGTTGAAAAACATCTTTAATGACTTGTACGTttataatgacacacacacagtcagactatgttgtgtgcgtatgtatgtatgtgtgtatatttgtatgtgtttgtgtgtgagctgactctctctctgcaggtgaGTGTGAGCCCTGCCCAAGGGTGAGcagccagtggtgtgtgtgtggctgtgccaAGGCGGAGCGCCCGTGTGCCAGTCCCCGCTGGCAGTGTGAtcaggtgacctttgacccccccccctccacttcCTCCTCATGAATATTAAAATGCATTGTGAATATTCATAGGCAGACTGTTTAAAGGTCTCCTGAGATTACTATCAGCTGTAAATGTTAAGTTGGAAAAGgttgtttgcgtgtgtgcggtgtgtatgtgtgtgtgtgtgtgtgtgtgtgtgtgtttgtgtgtgtgtgtgagagagaggctttgtgtgtttttgtgtagagCACAGTCCCTCTGTGTCTCATCAACTGTGTGTGACACTCAATCATGTATTTTCATGATTGTTTATGTCACATTGGCTGTGTGAGCATCGTCTAGATTAAGGGTGTTTTCACATGTAGTCCTTTTGAAAAGAACCAAACTCAGTCCACTAAAagaaacgcacacatacagttaaCATGTCAGCCACTTTCTAATTCAGAGTGCTAGGCCTGCCCCACCTGGTTACTGTTGCTATATCCAACAACCTGTAGTTCGTGGCTGCTCATCCAAAATGATAACTGAAGCAGCCTGTTGACTGCACAGCAGCCTCTCTCGTACGTTTGCCACATGCAAAAAGACTCCACAGAGAGTGGACTGTTTTCTGATTTCTACATTGTCAGTGACCAATAGCTTGGACGAAAAGATATTCATCAGCCCAACGTTATAACCCACGTGTTTGGCTGCAGCCAAATTGCAAATGTATGTAGGCTATCATGTTTTGCTATAGGcctaatgatgataataatagtttttttttatataataaatgacatgacatgactttTGGATAAAATAGTCTACAGTGAAAAAAGTAAAAGTGAACCCAGGGTGCTTTGTGTTCACAATGCACAGATTAGGCGAACCGCACTGCAGACTTCAAAGCGAACCGTGCCGAGGCGAGACTACCTCCTGAGGAGGTCACAGCACGCTTCGCATTAGAGGggtctgagtttatttgaaaTGCTGAGTCATCGATCTGAGGGCTGACAGGAACGAAGTTTGAAAACACCCTAATATTTGCCTtccttgaatgtgtgtgtgtgtgtgtgtgtgttgcagataTGTGGTGCCCCTTTGTCTTGCGGTAACCATGTGTGTGAGCGCGTTTGTCACACTGGTGCGTGCGGGGCTTGCCCTCGCTCTGGAAACCGTTCTTGTCCCTGCGGCAAGTCcagtaagtacacacacacacacacactctctggacCATGCTGGATATTTCAGGATTTTGTAAATCTtgaatgtaaatcaggtttataggccaagtatacttgcatatacaaggaatttgatctctgcatttatcccacctgtgaattagtgaacacactcagcacacagtgaacacacagtgaggtgaagcacactgaccaggagcagtgagctgccttgctacagcggcgctcggggagcagtgaggggttaggtgccttgctcaagggcacttcagccgtggatgtgggcatgggagagcagtgctcaaccacttctcTCACCCACATTTTGCCTattggtcggggatcgaaccggcaacccttcagttaGAAGCCCAAaaccctaaccagtaggtcacggATGACCCCGCCATTTCACCTGTGTaaccctttatctctctctctctctctctctctctctctcttcttttctcttttttctctctctgtgtgtgttgttagagTGTGCTTTGCCGTGCACTGCAGATGTGCCTACCTGTGGTGACACATGTGGGAAGAGACTAGAGTGTGGCTTACACACCTGTAGCATGCGCTGCCACAGAGGGCCCTGTGAAACCTGCAGACaggtacacacccacacactcacccacacttGTGTAGACATAAAGGCacacaacatactgtatgctCACACAGGTGCAAAAGTGCACAAACACTGTCACATACAccaaggcaacacacacacacgcacagacagatg
It encodes:
- the nfxl1 gene encoding NF-X1-type zinc finger protein NFXL1 isoform X2, translated to MEPAWRQHGRGRGRGQPRGPAVAATSDVREARPQRDGRADPGAWAGRGRVSTVTMAPKAQHPITQPRAVSSQSKFDEIRKSNQATAMRLAESQFSSSSDDDDDNEDESEGRAGKRGKIVESTFTTYTNQTGGDASDLERTRQYLNEAFQSGAIACLICIASVKRTQAVWSCERCYCIFHISCIQKWAKDSVFLVSSVTDDDFGKKEHPWPCPKCRHEYTHQQTPNRYLCYCGKLSDPPADPWLLPHSCGQVCERQFKPSCGHRCLLLCHPGPCPPCPKMVSVSCVCGKAAPVPRRCHAKAWHCQQRCGKLLPCGTHACQNLCHGGECEPCPRVSSQWCVCGCAKAERPCASPRWQCDQICGAPLSCGNHVCERVCHTGACGACPRSGNRSCPCGKSKCALPCTADVPTCGDTCGKRLECGLHTCSMRCHRGPCETCRQEVEKQCRCGRYSKVMACHKEFLCDNKCPQNRSCQRHQCKRKCCPGNCPPCDQSCGRTLGCRNHKCPSACHQGSCYPCPEVVQVKCVCGSTSLSVPCGRERTTKPPRCKELCRARPTCHHASRELHRCHVGECPPCRQPCKLPLPACTHHCPQPCHDQVMVKSSRAPLAGPWEQPSVPEFVCKALPCPPCQVPIPTACLGEHEVSPVACHVKGPFSCGRPCGRHLACGNHSCALECHRVTPAEPGDKTQAGKECLPCEEGCSKPRPAGCPHPCPRPCHRGDCPSCRQMTRLRCHCKISSLYIECVLTKLWGMDNKHVRMT
- the cnga1b gene encoding cGMP-gated cation channel alpha-1; translation: MSTRVTPQVTILVPPPGSALERIEEVSEDSQNITGQPVPTPGLFNVNNNNNNEEEEKEKKKKEKKEKKEKKEKKKEKKEKKEKKLKEKEEKERKEKEEKEKKEKEEKEKKEKEKKEPPKEIYVVDPAGNMYYNWLFVITVPVMYNWTIIIARACFEEMQHDYLTSWLILDYVADMVYLADMAFRTRTGYLEQGLLVKDEAKLRDRYKKSLQFKLDLISMIPTDIFYLVFGMNYPEIRMNKLFRVGRMFEFFERTETRTNFPNVFRISNLVMYILIIIHWNACMYYSVSKWIGFGNDGFVYPDPSDPEFARLVRKYAYSMYWSTLTLTTIGETPPPEKNSEYFFVVTDFLVGVLIFATIVGNVGSMITNMNQARADFQARIDSIKQYMAFRHVSKDLERRVIKSFDYLWTNKKAVDEREVLKYLPDKLRAEIAINVHLDTLKKVRIFADCEAGLLVELVLKLQPQVFSPGDYICKKGDIGREMYIIKEGKLAVVADDGIKQFVVLSDGSYFGEISILAIKGSKAGNRRTANIRSIGYSDLFCLSKDDLMEALTEYPDAKAMLEEKGRQILLKDNLLDLELAAQGPDPKEMEEKVIHMGMSLEVLQTRYARLLAEHEAAEGKLKKRVSRLERKMAVSAGVVFSTEMVEPEKKD